In Horticoccus luteus, the following proteins share a genomic window:
- a CDS encoding carbonic anhydrase, translated as MNARSSPRRWPFVAVFALLILLVESGYFFWSRRQHPLERVAGHSGHGAVGLTLQHGERWETDAPLRSGMQRIRDAVALSLDEAHATTTAPAAAKTLDATVQENVAYLIQNCRLPPAADADLHVILSELLAGADLLAADARSVEGKARLTHALQAYATHFDHPNWRSLPEAH; from the coding sequence ATGAACGCACGCTCCTCTCCTCGTCGGTGGCCCTTCGTCGCCGTTTTCGCCCTCCTCATCCTGCTCGTGGAAAGCGGCTACTTTTTCTGGTCCCGCCGGCAGCATCCGCTCGAGCGTGTTGCTGGGCACAGCGGCCATGGCGCCGTCGGCCTCACTCTCCAGCACGGCGAGCGCTGGGAGACGGATGCGCCTCTGCGCTCGGGCATGCAACGGATCCGCGACGCCGTCGCTCTTTCGTTGGACGAGGCACACGCAACGACCACGGCGCCTGCTGCCGCCAAGACACTCGACGCCACCGTGCAGGAAAACGTGGCCTACTTGATTCAAAACTGCCGGCTCCCCCCGGCCGCCGATGCGGACCTGCATGTGATCCTGAGCGAACTGCTGGCCGGTGCCGATCTCCTCGCGGCCGACGCACGGTCTGTGGAAGGCAAGGCGAGACTGACACACGCATTGCAGGCCTACGCCACTCACTTCGACCATCCCAACTGGCGCTCCCTGCCCGAGGCGCATTGA
- a CDS encoding ferredoxin, translating to MAIPADRLPQNVPGRFYVDAQCIDCDLCRETAPSIFARHDESGYSFVHRQPVTPEEIALAQEAIEGCPVEAIGNDGEAAAP from the coding sequence ATGGCTATTCCTGCTGATCGTCTCCCGCAAAATGTCCCCGGCCGCTTCTATGTCGACGCCCAGTGCATCGATTGCGACCTCTGCCGCGAAACCGCGCCGTCGATTTTCGCCCGCCACGATGAGAGCGGTTATTCGTTCGTGCATCGTCAGCCGGTGACACCGGAAGAAATCGCGCTGGCCCAAGAGGCGATTGAAGGCTGCCCCGTCGAGGCCATCGGCAACGATGGCGAAGCAGCAGCGCCTTGA
- a CDS encoding LysR family transcriptional regulator, giving the protein MNEFLTTAPFDIYELHLFHLVAQHRSFTRAAEVAGLTQSAVTRQVQGIEASLGLTLFERTTRTVTLTPAGEALWRESARLVGDVAQTLKSLREEFTDAKKEIRVGVSRSVGLAYLPGFFHANLRRLPHVGYRVAAQSSAEIHAGLEANELDVGVLSPPHRLPQTVRITHRFTDTFALVGSPAAAADFEAHAATRARRLAWLNRQNWLVLDERSNTGRRLHAWMTRQGCRVPPGMQLDNFDLIINLAALGMGVSFVPVRALALYGRKRSLRRLPWPERFERELVVLVRRHRKLPPHILQFIDNVLF; this is encoded by the coding sequence ATGAATGAATTTCTCACGACGGCGCCGTTCGACATTTACGAGCTGCATCTCTTCCACCTCGTTGCCCAGCATCGCAGTTTCACGCGCGCGGCGGAGGTGGCCGGCCTCACGCAAAGCGCCGTGACGCGCCAAGTCCAAGGCATCGAGGCCAGCCTCGGGCTCACACTCTTCGAGCGGACGACCCGCACCGTGACGCTCACGCCCGCCGGGGAGGCGTTGTGGCGCGAATCCGCACGACTGGTGGGCGATGTCGCCCAGACATTGAAGTCGCTGCGTGAGGAATTCACAGACGCGAAAAAAGAAATCCGCGTCGGCGTTTCGCGCTCCGTGGGGCTCGCGTATCTGCCGGGATTTTTCCACGCCAACCTGCGGCGGCTGCCGCACGTGGGCTACCGCGTGGCGGCCCAATCGAGCGCGGAGATCCACGCCGGTTTGGAGGCCAATGAGCTCGATGTCGGCGTGCTCAGCCCGCCGCACCGCCTGCCCCAAACCGTGCGGATCACCCACCGCTTCACCGACACGTTCGCTCTCGTCGGCTCGCCCGCCGCGGCCGCGGATTTCGAGGCGCACGCTGCGACCCGCGCCCGGCGCCTGGCGTGGTTGAATCGCCAGAACTGGCTGGTGCTCGACGAGCGCTCGAACACCGGGCGCCGCCTGCACGCGTGGATGACCCGGCAGGGCTGCCGCGTGCCGCCGGGCATGCAGCTCGATAACTTCGATCTCATCATCAACCTCGCGGCATTGGGCATGGGCGTGAGTTTCGTGCCGGTGCGCGCGCTGGCGCTCTACGGTCGCAAGCGATCATTGCGCCGCCTGCCCTGGCCCGAACGTTTTGAACGCGAACTCGTCGTGCTCGTGCGTCGCCACCGCAAACTGCCGCCCCACATCCTGCAGTTCATCGACAACGTGTTGTTTTGA
- a CDS encoding DUF2249 domain-containing protein — translation MIPPFSPSSSDSPRADDNVFDVRPLPGRTKHAQIFQRWFDLAVGQSFILLNDHDPIPLYYQFAAEFPEAFTWNYLERGPEEFRVKITKTKAVSGAAPQPPAPASLTPASTPALKRGAHEIDVRGLEPPEPLIRILDALEVLPPGATLRACTDREPCHLFGEAEQRGFRHECSAQPDGSWVTLLSRA, via the coding sequence ATGATTCCTCCCTTCTCGCCCTCGTCCTCCGATTCCCCGCGCGCCGACGACAACGTGTTCGACGTGAGACCGCTCCCCGGCCGCACCAAACACGCGCAAATCTTTCAGCGCTGGTTCGATCTGGCGGTCGGTCAATCGTTCATCCTGCTGAACGACCACGATCCGATCCCGCTATATTATCAATTTGCCGCGGAATTTCCCGAGGCATTTACGTGGAACTATCTGGAGCGCGGCCCTGAGGAATTTCGCGTGAAGATCACCAAGACCAAGGCCGTCAGCGGCGCGGCGCCGCAGCCGCCTGCTCCAGCCAGCCTGACGCCAGCCTCGACACCCGCCCTCAAGCGAGGCGCGCACGAAATCGACGTGCGCGGTCTGGAACCGCCGGAGCCGTTGATTCGCATCCTCGACGCCTTGGAGGTGCTGCCGCCCGGCGCCACGTTGCGCGCGTGCACCGATCGGGAACCTTGCCATCTTTTCGGCGAAGCCGAGCAACGCGGTTTCCGTCACGAATGCTCCGCGCAACCCGACGGCAGCTGGGTGACGCTGCTCAGCCGTGCCTGA
- a CDS encoding metal-sulfur cluster assembly factor: MNAPLDSTAVWDALRGIPDPEFGINIVDLGLIYSVECHDGAVAVTMTLTTPSCPSGGWIYEGAKQAVANLPGATKVDVAMVFDPPWSPAMLSEAANRQLGRID; this comes from the coding sequence ATGAACGCGCCTCTTGATTCAACCGCCGTCTGGGATGCCCTGCGCGGCATTCCCGATCCGGAATTCGGCATCAACATTGTCGACTTGGGTTTGATCTACAGCGTCGAGTGCCACGACGGCGCCGTCGCCGTAACGATGACGCTGACCACGCCGAGCTGTCCCTCCGGCGGCTGGATCTACGAGGGCGCCAAGCAAGCGGTCGCCAATCTCCCCGGCGCGACGAAGGTGGACGTTGCCATGGTCTTCGATCCGCCGTGGTCGCCCGCGATGTTAAGCGAAGCCGCCAACCGCCAGCTTGGTCGGATCGATTGA
- a CDS encoding carboxymuconolactone decarboxylase family protein, producing MKERLNYFTASPKAFAAMRTLEAHVRQAGLDHRLLELVKTRASQINGCAFCLDMHTKDARAAGETEQRLYGLSAWREAPYYTPAERAALAWTEAVTRLCGDDPVPDAVYQEARAHFDEQQLVDLTLAIVAINGWNRLSIAFRKEAGGYQPPARASSPAPL from the coding sequence GTGAAAGAACGACTGAATTATTTTACCGCGTCGCCGAAAGCCTTTGCCGCGATGCGCACGCTGGAAGCTCACGTGCGCCAGGCCGGCCTCGATCACCGCCTGCTCGAACTCGTCAAAACGCGCGCGTCGCAGATCAACGGCTGCGCCTTCTGCCTCGATATGCACACCAAGGATGCGCGTGCCGCCGGCGAGACGGAGCAGCGCCTCTATGGTTTGTCCGCCTGGCGCGAGGCGCCGTATTATACGCCAGCGGAACGCGCCGCGCTCGCCTGGACCGAGGCGGTCACGCGCTTGTGCGGCGATGACCCGGTGCCCGATGCCGTTTACCAGGAAGCCCGCGCGCACTTCGACGAACAGCAACTCGTCGATCTCACCCTCGCGATCGTCGCGATCAACGGTTGGAACCGCCTCTCGATTGCGTTCCGCAAGGAGGCCGGCGGCTACCAACCGCCGGCCCGCGCTTCTTCACCCGCCCCTTTATGA
- a CDS encoding ferredoxin--NADP reductase, translating to MSTATPPSDYLVPLKNRFLVAERTLALQFEKPAGFDFVAGQAMDVTLLQPTETDAEGDTRYFSIASAPHEDFLMVATRLRDTAFKRQLPGLALGTTVKLGAPGGSLRLHNNPQRAAVFLVGGIGITAIRSILLRAAHDRLAHRLFLFYSNRRPEDAAFLDELTALSQTHPQLAVIATMTGLAKSTRPWHGEAERIGPALLNKHLSGVPSPVYYVIGPPGMVHGTRAMLNQTGVDDDDIRAEDFGGY from the coding sequence ATGAGCACAGCAACGCCGCCCTCGGACTACTTGGTCCCACTCAAGAATCGGTTTCTCGTCGCCGAGCGAACGTTGGCGTTGCAATTCGAAAAACCCGCCGGCTTCGACTTCGTCGCGGGGCAGGCAATGGACGTCACCCTCCTGCAGCCCACGGAAACCGATGCCGAAGGCGACACCCGCTACTTCTCCATCGCGAGCGCGCCGCACGAGGACTTCCTGATGGTGGCAACGCGTCTGCGCGACACGGCGTTCAAGCGCCAGTTGCCCGGCTTGGCCTTGGGCACCACAGTCAAACTCGGCGCGCCCGGCGGCAGCTTGCGTTTGCATAACAATCCGCAGCGCGCCGCCGTGTTCCTCGTGGGCGGGATCGGCATCACCGCGATTCGCAGCATCCTTCTGCGCGCGGCGCATGACCGGCTCGCGCACCGGCTCTTTCTCTTCTACTCGAATCGCCGTCCGGAAGACGCGGCGTTTCTCGATGAATTGACCGCGCTCTCGCAGACCCATCCGCAGCTCGCCGTTATCGCCACGATGACCGGCTTGGCGAAGTCGACCCGGCCCTGGCACGGAGAAGCCGAACGCATCGGCCCCGCCCTGTTGAACAAGCACCTGAGCGGAGTGCCGTCGCCTGTTTACTATGTAATCGGCCCTCCCGGCATGGTGCACGGCACCCGCGCCATGCTCAATCAAACCGGAGTGGACGACGACGACATCCGCGCCGAAGATTTCGGCGGTTACTGA
- a CDS encoding DUF488 domain-containing protein, translated as MLQLKRAYDPPAKTDGTRLLVERLWPRGVKKEALKMDAWLKDVAPSTALRKWFAHDPRKWPEFQRRYRAELTAHPEAWQPILTAARKGQVTLLFSSHDAEHNNVVALRAFLAPRLRRTAAPVSAKPRRAAAPAAQKKSAPHPPEFASPTCYLADFNDFDDDADRR; from the coding sequence ATGCTCCAACTCAAACGCGCTTACGATCCGCCCGCCAAGACCGACGGCACCCGCCTCCTCGTCGAGCGGCTCTGGCCACGCGGCGTGAAGAAGGAAGCGCTGAAAATGGATGCGTGGCTGAAAGACGTCGCCCCCAGCACGGCCTTGCGAAAATGGTTCGCGCACGATCCCCGGAAGTGGCCGGAATTTCAGCGCCGTTACCGCGCGGAACTCACGGCGCACCCGGAAGCCTGGCAGCCGATCCTGACCGCCGCCCGCAAAGGCCAAGTGACCCTCCTCTTCAGCTCGCATGATGCCGAGCACAACAACGTCGTCGCGTTGCGCGCGTTCCTGGCCCCCCGCCTCCGCCGCACCGCCGCGCCCGTCTCCGCGAAGCCCCGTCGCGCCGCCGCCCCAGCAGCCCAAAAGAAATCCGCGCCGCATCCGCCGGAGTTCGCCAGCCCCACCTGCTACCTGGCGGACTTCAACGATTTTGACGACGATGCTGACCGCCGTTAA
- a CDS encoding trans-sulfuration enzyme family protein, with amino-acid sequence MNNPSSSSAARPLQPATLCIHAGTHIDPATRGACSPIFPSTAYAYPNATNENIYPRYFNAPNQRVIARKLAALEQGEAALVFGSGMAAISTLLFAVLNPGDHAVFQADLYGGTHHFVTKELTRFGVRISFGRDAAELAAAVRPDTRLIYVESPSNPLLRCIDLAAIATIGRAKGILTAVDNTFATPINQNPLTLGLDVVLHSATKYLNGHSDLNAGAVISTSAVIQRVTASAVNHGGMLDAHACGQLERGLKTLSLRVRQHNENAAEIARFLQGHPAVERVNYPGLVDHPTHAIAARQMRGFGGMLSFELRDPGQVDNLLSRLRIIFPALSLGGVESLICVPSRTSHRTLSIVERREAGISEGLLRLSVGLEEAADLIADLEQALVKQ; translated from the coding sequence GTGAACAACCCGTCTTCTTCCTCCGCCGCCCGGCCTCTCCAGCCGGCCACTCTTTGCATTCATGCCGGCACGCACATCGACCCCGCGACCCGCGGCGCGTGCAGCCCGATCTTTCCCTCGACGGCCTACGCGTATCCCAACGCGACCAACGAAAACATCTACCCGCGCTACTTCAACGCGCCCAACCAGCGCGTGATCGCCCGCAAACTCGCCGCGCTCGAACAAGGCGAGGCCGCCCTGGTGTTCGGCTCCGGCATGGCCGCCATCTCCACGCTGCTGTTCGCGGTGTTGAACCCCGGCGATCACGCGGTGTTTCAAGCCGACCTCTACGGCGGCACGCATCACTTCGTCACGAAGGAGCTCACCCGTTTCGGCGTGCGCATTTCCTTCGGTCGCGATGCGGCTGAACTCGCCGCCGCCGTGCGGCCCGACACGCGACTGATCTACGTCGAATCGCCCTCGAATCCGCTCCTGCGCTGCATCGATCTCGCCGCCATCGCCACAATCGGCCGCGCGAAAGGAATTCTCACCGCGGTGGACAACACCTTCGCCACGCCGATCAATCAAAACCCGCTTACGCTCGGCCTCGACGTCGTGCTGCACAGCGCCACGAAATATCTCAACGGCCACAGCGATCTCAACGCCGGCGCCGTCATCTCCACGTCCGCCGTGATCCAACGCGTGACCGCGAGCGCCGTGAATCACGGCGGCATGCTCGATGCACACGCCTGTGGCCAGCTCGAACGCGGACTGAAAACGCTTTCCCTGCGCGTCCGCCAGCATAACGAAAACGCCGCGGAAATTGCGCGGTTCCTGCAGGGCCATCCCGCCGTCGAGCGCGTCAACTATCCCGGCCTCGTCGATCACCCCACCCACGCCATTGCCGCCCGCCAGATGCGCGGCTTCGGCGGTATGCTCTCCTTCGAGCTCCGGGACCCCGGCCAGGTGGACAATTTGCTCAGCCGGCTGCGGATTATTTTCCCCGCGCTCAGTCTCGGAGGTGTCGAAAGTTTGATCTGTGTGCCGAGCCGCACGTCCCATCGCACTCTCTCGATCGTCGAGCGTCGCGAAGCCGGCATCAGCGAAGGCCTGCTGCGGCTTTCCGTCGGCCTCGAAGAGGCCGCTGATCTCATCGCCGACCTCGAGCAGGCACTCGTGAAACAATAG
- a CDS encoding DUF3088 family protein — translation MNRDHLYIIKSGFQHEGHGPYYCPGCAEMVGLLEFYPELKEHVEIHWVDFARPRPELVELLGAENQSCPVLVLAAAPANLPSGLIIHSAHGRSFIEGTREIGLYLAHVRGTGRPFPP, via the coding sequence ATGAACCGCGATCACCTGTATATCATCAAATCCGGATTTCAGCACGAAGGCCACGGCCCGTATTATTGCCCGGGCTGCGCCGAGATGGTCGGGCTTTTAGAATTCTACCCGGAGCTCAAGGAGCACGTCGAAATCCACTGGGTGGACTTTGCGCGTCCGCGCCCGGAACTCGTCGAACTCCTCGGGGCCGAAAACCAAAGCTGCCCGGTGCTCGTGCTCGCGGCGGCGCCCGCGAATCTCCCCTCCGGACTCATCATCCATTCCGCGCACGGCCGGTCGTTCATCGAAGGCACGCGCGAGATCGGGCTTTATCTCGCGCACGTGCGCGGCACGGGACGGCCGTTTCCTCCCTGA
- a CDS encoding efflux transporter outer membrane subunit, whose protein sequence is MHLSHKFSLTVAALLFAAGCTVGPNYHAPQTKMADAFTPTKIVGVADAAGTVVPGEDAVQRWWLTFHDPELTGLIERAVAGNRNLRLAASRVRVARLQRATIYAGALPGVDVSGGINRGHGSKNVTLPFGGGSGGGGGGSAAPAAETRSVRAERDAPMASAGPGGGGAAGAAGGAAASGGGQPAGPQSPLGEGGLPGTTTTLYQAGFDATWEIDFFGGTRRALEAGDALVAAAEEQRRAVQVSLLAEVAETYLQLRATQQRLQLARAGLAAAQGTLRIVEAKKKHGLATDLDVAQHTAEVATTAAALPPLEAAAQVATHALATLMGEPPSALDDELADVTPGPAIPAEVPVGVPSDLLRRRPDIRAAERQVAAATAEVGVAQADLFPHFSLTGAFGFDSSQPRDLSKWSSHYYSIIPGVRWPILDWGRARGAVKVQDEQQRQALTQYELAVQQALQDVADALVRYDAARGQRVALAEADAAAQRTFALAQHRFAHGLVDSLVVLEAQRSRLRAQDALAQGDAAVRTQLVALYKALGGGWEPAPTARE, encoded by the coding sequence ATGCATCTTTCGCACAAATTCAGTCTCACCGTCGCGGCCTTGCTTTTCGCCGCGGGCTGCACTGTCGGTCCGAACTACCACGCGCCCCAAACGAAGATGGCCGACGCGTTCACGCCGACGAAAATTGTCGGCGTGGCGGATGCAGCGGGGACGGTGGTGCCGGGCGAGGATGCCGTGCAGCGTTGGTGGCTCACGTTTCACGATCCCGAGCTCACGGGCCTGATTGAGCGCGCGGTGGCCGGCAACCGCAACTTGCGACTCGCAGCGTCGCGGGTGCGCGTGGCGCGACTGCAACGTGCGACCATTTACGCCGGCGCGTTGCCGGGCGTTGATGTGAGTGGAGGGATCAACCGCGGCCACGGCAGCAAGAATGTCACGCTGCCATTCGGTGGCGGGAGTGGTGGCGGTGGCGGCGGTTCGGCCGCACCGGCGGCGGAAACGCGCAGCGTGCGCGCCGAGCGCGACGCCCCGATGGCGTCTGCCGGACCGGGCGGCGGAGGTGCGGCCGGCGCGGCTGGCGGCGCAGCGGCGAGCGGTGGCGGACAACCGGCGGGGCCGCAAAGTCCGTTGGGCGAAGGCGGCCTGCCGGGCACGACGACGACGCTTTACCAGGCGGGATTCGACGCCACGTGGGAGATCGATTTCTTTGGCGGCACGCGGCGCGCCCTCGAAGCGGGGGATGCATTGGTCGCGGCGGCGGAGGAGCAGCGCCGCGCCGTGCAAGTGTCGCTTCTCGCGGAAGTCGCGGAAACCTATCTGCAACTGCGCGCGACGCAGCAGCGTTTGCAACTCGCCCGCGCCGGCCTCGCCGCGGCGCAAGGCACGCTGCGAATCGTGGAGGCGAAAAAGAAGCATGGCCTCGCGACTGATCTGGACGTGGCCCAGCACACCGCGGAAGTCGCCACGACGGCGGCGGCGTTGCCGCCGTTGGAAGCCGCGGCGCAGGTGGCGACGCATGCGTTGGCAACGCTGATGGGCGAGCCGCCGTCGGCCTTGGATGACGAACTGGCCGACGTGACGCCGGGGCCGGCGATCCCGGCGGAGGTGCCGGTCGGCGTGCCATCGGACTTGTTGCGGCGCCGGCCGGATATTCGAGCCGCCGAGCGCCAAGTGGCGGCGGCGACGGCGGAAGTGGGGGTGGCGCAAGCAGACCTTTTCCCGCACTTCAGCCTCACGGGGGCGTTTGGTTTCGACAGCAGTCAGCCGCGCGATTTGTCGAAGTGGTCGAGCCACTACTATTCGATCATCCCGGGCGTGCGCTGGCCGATTCTCGATTGGGGCCGCGCGCGCGGGGCGGTGAAAGTGCAGGACGAACAACAGCGCCAGGCGTTGACGCAATATGAGCTGGCTGTGCAGCAGGCGTTGCAGGACGTGGCGGATGCGCTGGTGCGCTATGACGCGGCGCGCGGGCAACGCGTCGCGCTGGCGGAGGCGGACGCCGCCGCGCAACGAACGTTCGCGCTGGCGCAGCATCGTTTCGCGCACGGGCTCGTCGATTCGCTGGTCGTGCTCGAGGCGCAACGTTCGCGGCTGCGGGCGCAGGATGCGCTGGCGCAAGGCGACGCCGCGGTGCGCACGCAATTGGTCGCGCTCTACAAGGCGCTCGGCGGCGGATGGGAACCGGCGCCCACCGCGCGCGAGTGA
- a CDS encoding DHA2 family efflux MFS transporter permease subunit: MPSAASGHPLERSAAGHRNPWLVAVVVSMATFMEVLDTSVANVSLPHIAGNLAATQDESTWVLTSYLVSNAIVLPISGWLATVIGRKRFYLSCVALFGVSSFLCGLAPSLGMLVFFRVLQGIGGGGLAPTEQSILADMFPPEKRGQAFALYGIAVVVAPTLGPTLGGWITDNFTWRWIFLINVPVCLASLFLAGRMLVDPPAVQRDRERALHGGLKIDYLGFALVALGLGCLQVVLDKGQEDDWFASPFILVFAIVAGLSLLFLVVWELAQEHPIIDLSLMKNRNFAASMVVMFVTGFILIGTTQVIPRFLQTILGYSAMQAGLALTAGGCATLLVMPLVGSLTSKVPAKYLIVIGLVIECFACFHLSGINTEINFGHMAMARVFQAVGLPFLFVPISAIAYAGIPAGKNDDASALINTMRNLGGSFGISFATTLLAQRGQFHHSRLAESVSGYAPAWQHQPMDAWGEIAQRVTRQATMLSYIDIFWLLGWMAALAIPITFILRRPPPHGAPAAH, from the coding sequence ATGCCGTCCGCCGCGTCAGGTCATCCGCTCGAGCGATCCGCGGCGGGCCACCGCAATCCGTGGCTGGTGGCGGTGGTCGTATCGATGGCGACGTTCATGGAGGTCCTCGACACGAGCGTGGCCAACGTCTCGCTGCCGCACATCGCGGGGAATCTCGCGGCGACGCAGGACGAAAGCACGTGGGTGTTGACGAGTTATCTCGTGAGCAACGCGATCGTGCTGCCGATCAGCGGGTGGCTGGCGACCGTGATCGGGCGGAAGCGGTTCTATCTGTCGTGTGTGGCGTTGTTTGGCGTGAGTTCCTTTCTGTGCGGCCTTGCGCCTTCCCTCGGAATGCTGGTGTTTTTCCGCGTGTTGCAGGGGATCGGCGGCGGTGGTCTGGCGCCGACGGAACAGTCGATCCTCGCGGACATGTTTCCGCCGGAGAAACGGGGCCAGGCTTTCGCGTTGTATGGCATCGCGGTCGTGGTCGCGCCGACGCTGGGGCCGACGCTTGGCGGCTGGATCACCGACAACTTCACGTGGCGGTGGATCTTTTTGATTAACGTGCCGGTGTGCCTCGCATCGCTGTTTCTTGCGGGGCGGATGCTCGTCGATCCGCCGGCGGTGCAACGCGATCGCGAGCGGGCGCTGCACGGCGGTTTGAAGATCGACTATCTGGGCTTCGCGCTGGTCGCGCTCGGACTCGGTTGTCTCCAAGTCGTGCTGGACAAGGGCCAGGAGGACGACTGGTTCGCGTCGCCGTTCATCCTCGTCTTCGCGATCGTGGCGGGCCTGTCGCTGCTGTTTCTCGTGGTGTGGGAACTGGCGCAGGAACACCCGATCATCGACCTGTCGCTGATGAAGAACCGCAATTTCGCGGCGTCGATGGTGGTGATGTTTGTGACGGGTTTCATTCTCATCGGCACCACGCAGGTCATCCCGCGTTTTTTGCAGACGATTCTCGGCTACTCGGCGATGCAGGCCGGGCTCGCACTGACGGCCGGTGGCTGCGCGACGCTGCTGGTGATGCCGCTCGTCGGCAGCCTGACCAGCAAAGTCCCCGCGAAATATCTCATCGTCATCGGACTGGTGATCGAGTGCTTCGCGTGTTTCCACCTGAGCGGGATCAACACCGAAATCAACTTCGGCCACATGGCGATGGCGCGCGTGTTTCAGGCGGTGGGCCTGCCGTTTCTCTTCGTCCCGATTTCGGCCATCGCTTACGCGGGCATCCCGGCCGGGAAAAACGACGACGCGTCGGCGCTGATCAACACCATGCGCAATCTCGGTGGCAGCTTCGGGATTTCGTTCGCGACGACGTTGCTGGCGCAGCGCGGACAGTTCCATCACAGCCGTCTCGCCGAGAGCGTGAGCGGATACGCCCCGGCGTGGCAGCATCAGCCGATGGACGCGTGGGGCGAAATCGCGCAACGCGTGACGCGGCAGGCGACGATGCTGAGTTACATCGACATCTTCTGGCTGCTCGGATGGATGGCGGCGCTGGCGATTCCGATCACGTTCATCCTGCGGCGTCCGCCACCGCACGGCGCGCCGGCGGCGCACTAA
- a CDS encoding HlyD family secretion protein: MFLLVVVLVVGGALWWLHSRHYESTDDAALDATPQRVSAQVAGRVTRVLVADNQTVAVGAVLVELDSADAQTSQQQATAARAQAAAQLAEADARKASIVAQAAQARANLGVAETKADNAANDLQRLVGLRREEAGSVSGEQWDRAVAAEKTAAAQVEAAAKGLTAAQSQVQFADSQIAAARAGQASAEAQVRHADLLYSYGQIKAQIAGRVVNKSVAPGNFVTPGTALMAIVPRGVFVTANFKETQLTLMRPGQAVEITIDAYPDLKLTGRVDSVQAGTGQAFSALPAENASGNWVKVVQRVPVKITIDHLPDDDRYTFGPGMSVSVKVTVR; encoded by the coding sequence GTGTTTCTGCTGGTTGTTGTGCTCGTGGTCGGCGGAGCGCTGTGGTGGTTGCACTCGCGCCATTACGAGTCGACCGACGACGCCGCGCTCGATGCCACGCCGCAACGCGTCAGCGCGCAGGTGGCGGGCCGCGTCACGCGGGTGCTGGTGGCGGACAACCAAACGGTGGCGGTCGGGGCCGTGCTCGTGGAGTTGGACTCCGCGGATGCGCAGACCTCGCAACAGCAGGCGACGGCCGCGCGCGCGCAAGCGGCCGCGCAACTCGCCGAGGCGGACGCGCGCAAGGCGTCGATCGTGGCGCAAGCGGCGCAGGCGCGGGCGAATCTCGGCGTGGCGGAGACGAAAGCGGATAACGCGGCGAACGATCTGCAACGTCTCGTGGGGCTGCGGCGCGAGGAGGCGGGATCCGTTTCCGGCGAACAATGGGACCGCGCCGTCGCCGCCGAAAAAACCGCCGCGGCGCAAGTGGAAGCGGCGGCGAAAGGTCTGACCGCCGCCCAGTCGCAGGTGCAGTTCGCCGATAGTCAGATCGCCGCGGCGCGGGCGGGGCAGGCGAGTGCGGAGGCGCAAGTGCGGCACGCGGACCTTTTATATTCCTACGGGCAAATCAAGGCGCAGATCGCCGGTCGCGTGGTCAACAAAAGCGTGGCGCCGGGGAATTTCGTGACGCCCGGCACGGCGTTGATGGCGATCGTGCCGCGCGGCGTTTTTGTGACGGCGAATTTCAAGGAAACGCAGCTCACGTTGATGCGTCCCGGACAAGCCGTGGAAATCACGATCGATGCGTATCCCGATCTCAAACTCACCGGCCGGGTCGATAGCGTGCAGGCCGGCACGGGCCAGGCGTTCAGCGCCCTCCCAGCCGAAAACGCGTCCGGGAATTGGGTGAAGGTCGTGCAGCGCGTGCCGGTGAAAATCACCATCGACCATCTGCCCGACGATGACCGTTACACCTTCGGTCCGGGGATGTCGGTCTCCGTCAAGGTGACGGTTCGCTAA